One segment of Solanum lycopersicum chromosome 1, SLM_r2.1 DNA contains the following:
- the ZAT12 gene encoding zinc finger CCCH domain-containing protein 53 isoform X4 → MDAYEATKIVFQRIQSLDPENASKIMGILLMQDHGEKEMIRLAFGPEALVHSVILKARKELGVSSNSPSTPSTPSSPSPFGGSMCFSRQNSSSSATSGRILGGLSLPSPLSITSNNNHSSNVSASWSTSPSFSEFQEADLVSPSASNISYTAATTTNGMTNSTMNSSAPPFYCNGEVDLIDEFQLQDQLSFLNDGSPTLGPKNPDVYYQQQQQQQDLASSPSGDSMLFSSYNWGGGCNSVNGLSHRRSCSVSDICLGADDPSGGLGWKPCLYFARGYCKNGSSCRFLHGAGPGEGEVGSPNKFEMMEHCQELLRSKSAHQQRLATASQLMASSNFPLSPMAANKCMNFLQQQQLQSAESPRAAAALMMGDDMHKLSRSRFERGDFGLNGGVGIANPGSRQIYLTFPADSTFKEEDVSNYFSTYGPVQDVRIPYQQKRMFGFVTFVYPETVKTILAKGNPHFVCDARVLVKPYKEKGKVPEKFRKQHQQQMERGEFTGCGSPTGLDSSDPYDLQLGARMFYNTQDALWRRKLEEQADLQQAIELQSRRLLNLQLLDVKRSNHHRALSMSAVIPSPPHSPGFFNQNMVRSTDFGSREENGFAPKMVNFAAVTAEQKNANLTAKERECFTGKDENSSGKESSKKEASDFQESLEHNLPDSPFASPKAVGDFITTFSNEAAGDVDKGSLPDMAPLECRPGQHVMLRSLASLV, encoded by the exons ATGGATGCTTATGAAGCTACAAAAATTGTTTTTCAAAGGATTCAAAGTTTGGATCCTGAAAATGCATCAAAAATTATGGGGATTCTTCTGATGCAAGACCATGGTGAGAAAGAAATGATTCGATTAGCTTTTGGTCCAGAAGCTTTAGTTCACTCGGTGATTCTTAAAGCAAGAAAGGAGCTTGGTGTTTCTTCAAACTCACCTTCTACACCTTCAACTCCTTCTTCACCTTCACCTTTTGGTGGTTCAATGTGTTTTTCAAGGCagaattcttcttcttcagctACTTCTGGTAGGATTCTTGGGGGTCTTAGCCTTCCTTCACCTCTTAGCATAACTAGTAACAACAACCACTCTTCAAATGTTTCTGCTTCTTGGAGTACTAGTCCTAGTTTCTCTGAGTTTCAAGAAGCTGATCTTGTTAGTCCTAGTGCTTCCAACATCTCATATACTGCTGCTACTACTACTAATGGAATGACCAATTCCACCATGAATTCCTCAGCTCCTCCCTTTTATTGCAATGGTGAAGTAGACTTGATAGATGAGTTTCAACTACAGGACCAGCTTTCTTTCTTGAATGATGGGTCACCAACCTTGGGGCCTAAGAATCCTGATGTTTATTACcagcaacagcagcaacaacaagaTTTAGCCTCAAGTCCAAGTGGGGATTCCATGCTTTTCTCTTCATATAACTGGGGTGGTGGATGCAACTCAGTCAACGGCCTCTCTCATAGAAGGAGCTGCTCTGTGAGTGATATATGCTTGGGGGCTGATGACCCAAGTGGAGGACTTGGCTGGAAACCTTGTCTCTATTTTGCTAGAGGGTATTGCAAGAATGGAAGTAGCTGTAGGTTCCTTCATGGTGCTGGGCCTGGTGAAGGTGAAGTTGGGTCACCAAACAAGTTTGAGATGATGGAACATTGCCAAGAACTTCTCAGATCTAAGTCTGCTCACCAGCAAAGACTAGCCACAGCTTCTCAGCTCATGGCTTCTTCTAACTTTCCTCTCTCTCCCATGGCTGCTAACAAATGCATGAACTTTCTTCAGCAGCAACAGTTGCAGTCTGCTGAAAGCCCAAG GGCAGCTGCTGCATTGATGATGGGTGATGACATGCATAAATTGAGCAGAAGTCGTTTTGAAAGAGGGGATTTTGGACTGAATGGTGGAGTTGGAATAGCAAATCCAGGTTCAAGGCAAATTTACTTGACATTTCCAGCTGATAGTACTTTCAAAGAAGAGGATGTTTCCAATTATTTCAG CACTTATGGGCCTGTTCAAGATGTGAGGATTCCATATCAGCAAAAGAGGATGTTTGGTTTTGTTACATTTGTTTATCCAGAGACTGTGAAGACCATTCTTGCCAAAGGAAATCCTCATTTTGTATGTGATGCTAGGGTGCTTGTCAAGCCTTACAAAGAGAAGGGCAAAGTCCCAGAGAAGTTTAG GAAGCAACACCAACAGCAGATGGAGAGGGGAGAATTCACTGGATGCGGTAGTCCTACTGGTCTGGACTCCAGTGATCCTTATGATCTTCAGCTTG GTGCAAGAATGTTTTACAACACTCAAGATGCGCTGTGGAGGAGAAAATTGGAAGAACAAGCTGATCTGCAACAGGCAATTGAGCTCCAAAGCAGGAGATTGCTGAATTTACAGCTTCTTGATGTCAAAAGGAGCAACCATCATCGTGCCCTTTCCATGAGTGCTGTTATCCCATCCCCACCGCATTCTCCAGGCTTCTTCAATCAGAATATGGTTCGCTCCACAGACTTTGGCAGCCGAGAAG AGAATGGTTTTGCACCAAAAATGGTCAATTTTGCTGCTGTTACTGCTGAGCAAAAGAATGCAAATCTTACTGCCAAGGAGAGAGAATGCTTCACAGGTAAAGATGAAAATAGCAGTGGCAAAGAAAGTTCCAAGAAGGAAGCAAGTGATTTTCAAGAAAG CTTGGAGCATAATCTCCCAGATAGTCCATTTGCATCACCTAAAGCAGTTGGGGACTTCATCACAACTTTCTCAAATGAAgctgctggagatgttgacaaaG GTTCCCTTCCGGACATGGCACCATTGGAATGTAGGCCTGGACAGCATGTTATGTTACGTAGTTTAGCTTCCTTAGTTTAG
- the ZAT12 gene encoding zinc finger CCCH domain-containing protein 53 isoform X3, with product MDAYEATKIVFQRIQSLDPENASKIMGILLMQDHGEKEMIRLAFGPEALVHSVILKARKELGVSSNSPSTPSTPSSPSPFGGSMCFSRQNSSSSATSGRILGGLSLPSPLSITSNNNHSSNVSASWSTSPSFSEFQEADLVSPSASNISYTAATTTNGMTNSTMNSSAPPFYCNGEVDLIDEFQLQDQLSFLNDGSPTLGPKNPDVYYQQQQQQQDLASSPSGDSMLFSSYNWGGGCNSVNGLSHRRSCSVSDICLGADDPSGGLGWKPCLYFARGYCKNGSSCRFLHGAGPGEGEVGSPNKFEMMEHCQELLRSKSAHQQRLATASQLMASSNFPLSPMAANKCMNFLQQQQLQSAESPRAAAALMMGDDMHKLSRSRFERGDFGLNGGVGIANPGSRQIYLTFPADSTFKEEDVSNYFSTYGPVQDVRIPYQQKRMFGFVTFVYPETVKTILAKGNPHFVCDARVLVKPYKEKGKVPEKFRKQHQQQMERGEFTGCGSPTGLDSSDPYDLQLGARMFYNTQDALWRRKLEEQADLQQAIELQSRRLLNLQLLDVKRSNHHRALSMSAVIPSPPHSPGFFNQNMVRSTDFGSREENGFAPKMVNFAAVTAEQKNANLTAKERECFTGKDENSSGKESSKKEASDFQESSLEHNLPDSPFASPKAVGDFITTFSNEAAGDVDKGSLPDMAPLECRPGQHVMLRSLASLV from the exons ATGGATGCTTATGAAGCTACAAAAATTGTTTTTCAAAGGATTCAAAGTTTGGATCCTGAAAATGCATCAAAAATTATGGGGATTCTTCTGATGCAAGACCATGGTGAGAAAGAAATGATTCGATTAGCTTTTGGTCCAGAAGCTTTAGTTCACTCGGTGATTCTTAAAGCAAGAAAGGAGCTTGGTGTTTCTTCAAACTCACCTTCTACACCTTCAACTCCTTCTTCACCTTCACCTTTTGGTGGTTCAATGTGTTTTTCAAGGCagaattcttcttcttcagctACTTCTGGTAGGATTCTTGGGGGTCTTAGCCTTCCTTCACCTCTTAGCATAACTAGTAACAACAACCACTCTTCAAATGTTTCTGCTTCTTGGAGTACTAGTCCTAGTTTCTCTGAGTTTCAAGAAGCTGATCTTGTTAGTCCTAGTGCTTCCAACATCTCATATACTGCTGCTACTACTACTAATGGAATGACCAATTCCACCATGAATTCCTCAGCTCCTCCCTTTTATTGCAATGGTGAAGTAGACTTGATAGATGAGTTTCAACTACAGGACCAGCTTTCTTTCTTGAATGATGGGTCACCAACCTTGGGGCCTAAGAATCCTGATGTTTATTACcagcaacagcagcaacaacaagaTTTAGCCTCAAGTCCAAGTGGGGATTCCATGCTTTTCTCTTCATATAACTGGGGTGGTGGATGCAACTCAGTCAACGGCCTCTCTCATAGAAGGAGCTGCTCTGTGAGTGATATATGCTTGGGGGCTGATGACCCAAGTGGAGGACTTGGCTGGAAACCTTGTCTCTATTTTGCTAGAGGGTATTGCAAGAATGGAAGTAGCTGTAGGTTCCTTCATGGTGCTGGGCCTGGTGAAGGTGAAGTTGGGTCACCAAACAAGTTTGAGATGATGGAACATTGCCAAGAACTTCTCAGATCTAAGTCTGCTCACCAGCAAAGACTAGCCACAGCTTCTCAGCTCATGGCTTCTTCTAACTTTCCTCTCTCTCCCATGGCTGCTAACAAATGCATGAACTTTCTTCAGCAGCAACAGTTGCAGTCTGCTGAAAGCCCAAG GGCAGCTGCTGCATTGATGATGGGTGATGACATGCATAAATTGAGCAGAAGTCGTTTTGAAAGAGGGGATTTTGGACTGAATGGTGGAGTTGGAATAGCAAATCCAGGTTCAAGGCAAATTTACTTGACATTTCCAGCTGATAGTACTTTCAAAGAAGAGGATGTTTCCAATTATTTCAG CACTTATGGGCCTGTTCAAGATGTGAGGATTCCATATCAGCAAAAGAGGATGTTTGGTTTTGTTACATTTGTTTATCCAGAGACTGTGAAGACCATTCTTGCCAAAGGAAATCCTCATTTTGTATGTGATGCTAGGGTGCTTGTCAAGCCTTACAAAGAGAAGGGCAAAGTCCCAGAGAAGTTTAG GAAGCAACACCAACAGCAGATGGAGAGGGGAGAATTCACTGGATGCGGTAGTCCTACTGGTCTGGACTCCAGTGATCCTTATGATCTTCAGCTTG GTGCAAGAATGTTTTACAACACTCAAGATGCGCTGTGGAGGAGAAAATTGGAAGAACAAGCTGATCTGCAACAGGCAATTGAGCTCCAAAGCAGGAGATTGCTGAATTTACAGCTTCTTGATGTCAAAAGGAGCAACCATCATCGTGCCCTTTCCATGAGTGCTGTTATCCCATCCCCACCGCATTCTCCAGGCTTCTTCAATCAGAATATGGTTCGCTCCACAGACTTTGGCAGCCGAGAAG AGAATGGTTTTGCACCAAAAATGGTCAATTTTGCTGCTGTTACTGCTGAGCAAAAGAATGCAAATCTTACTGCCAAGGAGAGAGAATGCTTCACAGGTAAAGATGAAAATAGCAGTGGCAAAGAAAGTTCCAAGAAGGAAGCAAGTGATTTTCAAGAAAG CAGCTTGGAGCATAATCTCCCAGATAGTCCATTTGCATCACCTAAAGCAGTTGGGGACTTCATCACAACTTTCTCAAATGAAgctgctggagatgttgacaaaG GTTCCCTTCCGGACATGGCACCATTGGAATGTAGGCCTGGACAGCATGTTATGTTACGTAGTTTAGCTTCCTTAGTTTAG
- the ZAT12 gene encoding zinc finger CCCH domain-containing protein 53 isoform X5: MDAYEATKIVFQRIQSLDPENASKIMGILLMQDHGEKEMIRLAFGPEALVHSVILKARKELGVSSNSPSTPSTPSSPSPFGGSMCFSRQNSSSSATSGRILGGLSLPSPLSITSNNNHSSNVSASWSTSPSFSEFQEADLVSPSASNISYTAATTTNGMTNSTMNSSAPPFYCNGEVDLIDEFQLQDQLSFLNDGSPTLGPKNPDVYYQQQQQQQDLASSPSGDSMLFSSYNWGGGCNSVNGLSHRRSCSVSDICLGADDPSGGLGWKPCLYFARGYCKNGSSCRFLHGAGPGEGEVGSPNKFEMMEHCQELLRSKSAHQQRLATASQLMASSNFPLSPMAANKCMNFLQQQQLQSAESPRAAAALMMGDDMHKLSRSRFERGDFGLNGGVGIANPGSRQIYLTFPADSTFKEEDVSNYFSTYGPVQDVRIPYQQKRMFGFVTFVYPETVKTILAKGNPHFVCDARVLVKPYKEKGKVPEKFRKQHQQQMERGEFTGCGSPTGLDSSDPYDLQLGARMFYNTQDALWRRKLEEQADLQQAIELQSRRLLNLQLLDVKRSNHHRALSMSAVIPSPPHSPGFFNQNMVRSTDFGSREENGFAPKMVNFAAVTAEQKNANLTAKERECFTGKDENSSGKESSKKEASDFQERFPSGHGTIGM; encoded by the exons ATGGATGCTTATGAAGCTACAAAAATTGTTTTTCAAAGGATTCAAAGTTTGGATCCTGAAAATGCATCAAAAATTATGGGGATTCTTCTGATGCAAGACCATGGTGAGAAAGAAATGATTCGATTAGCTTTTGGTCCAGAAGCTTTAGTTCACTCGGTGATTCTTAAAGCAAGAAAGGAGCTTGGTGTTTCTTCAAACTCACCTTCTACACCTTCAACTCCTTCTTCACCTTCACCTTTTGGTGGTTCAATGTGTTTTTCAAGGCagaattcttcttcttcagctACTTCTGGTAGGATTCTTGGGGGTCTTAGCCTTCCTTCACCTCTTAGCATAACTAGTAACAACAACCACTCTTCAAATGTTTCTGCTTCTTGGAGTACTAGTCCTAGTTTCTCTGAGTTTCAAGAAGCTGATCTTGTTAGTCCTAGTGCTTCCAACATCTCATATACTGCTGCTACTACTACTAATGGAATGACCAATTCCACCATGAATTCCTCAGCTCCTCCCTTTTATTGCAATGGTGAAGTAGACTTGATAGATGAGTTTCAACTACAGGACCAGCTTTCTTTCTTGAATGATGGGTCACCAACCTTGGGGCCTAAGAATCCTGATGTTTATTACcagcaacagcagcaacaacaagaTTTAGCCTCAAGTCCAAGTGGGGATTCCATGCTTTTCTCTTCATATAACTGGGGTGGTGGATGCAACTCAGTCAACGGCCTCTCTCATAGAAGGAGCTGCTCTGTGAGTGATATATGCTTGGGGGCTGATGACCCAAGTGGAGGACTTGGCTGGAAACCTTGTCTCTATTTTGCTAGAGGGTATTGCAAGAATGGAAGTAGCTGTAGGTTCCTTCATGGTGCTGGGCCTGGTGAAGGTGAAGTTGGGTCACCAAACAAGTTTGAGATGATGGAACATTGCCAAGAACTTCTCAGATCTAAGTCTGCTCACCAGCAAAGACTAGCCACAGCTTCTCAGCTCATGGCTTCTTCTAACTTTCCTCTCTCTCCCATGGCTGCTAACAAATGCATGAACTTTCTTCAGCAGCAACAGTTGCAGTCTGCTGAAAGCCCAAG GGCAGCTGCTGCATTGATGATGGGTGATGACATGCATAAATTGAGCAGAAGTCGTTTTGAAAGAGGGGATTTTGGACTGAATGGTGGAGTTGGAATAGCAAATCCAGGTTCAAGGCAAATTTACTTGACATTTCCAGCTGATAGTACTTTCAAAGAAGAGGATGTTTCCAATTATTTCAG CACTTATGGGCCTGTTCAAGATGTGAGGATTCCATATCAGCAAAAGAGGATGTTTGGTTTTGTTACATTTGTTTATCCAGAGACTGTGAAGACCATTCTTGCCAAAGGAAATCCTCATTTTGTATGTGATGCTAGGGTGCTTGTCAAGCCTTACAAAGAGAAGGGCAAAGTCCCAGAGAAGTTTAG GAAGCAACACCAACAGCAGATGGAGAGGGGAGAATTCACTGGATGCGGTAGTCCTACTGGTCTGGACTCCAGTGATCCTTATGATCTTCAGCTTG GTGCAAGAATGTTTTACAACACTCAAGATGCGCTGTGGAGGAGAAAATTGGAAGAACAAGCTGATCTGCAACAGGCAATTGAGCTCCAAAGCAGGAGATTGCTGAATTTACAGCTTCTTGATGTCAAAAGGAGCAACCATCATCGTGCCCTTTCCATGAGTGCTGTTATCCCATCCCCACCGCATTCTCCAGGCTTCTTCAATCAGAATATGGTTCGCTCCACAGACTTTGGCAGCCGAGAAG AGAATGGTTTTGCACCAAAAATGGTCAATTTTGCTGCTGTTACTGCTGAGCAAAAGAATGCAAATCTTACTGCCAAGGAGAGAGAATGCTTCACAGGTAAAGATGAAAATAGCAGTGGCAAAGAAAGTTCCAAGAAGGAAGCAAGTGATTTTCAAGAAAG GTTCCCTTCCGGACATGGCACCATTGGAATGTAG
- the ZAT12 gene encoding zinc finger CCCH domain-containing protein 53 isoform X2: MDAYEATKIVFQRIQSLDPENASKIMGILLMQDHGEKEMIRLAFGPEALVHSVILKARKELGVSSNSPSTPSTPSSPSPFGGSMCFSRQNSSSSATSGRILGGLSLPSPLSITSNNNHSSNVSASWSTSPSFSEFQEADLVSPSASNISYTAATTTNGMTNSTMNSSAPPFYCNGEVDLIDEFQLQDQLSFLNDGSPTLGPKNPDVYYQQQQQQQDLASSPSGDSMLFSSYNWGGGCNSVNGLSHRRSCSVSDICLGADDPSGGLGWKPCLYFARGYCKNGSSCRFLHGAGPGEGEVGSPNKFEMMEHCQELLRSKSAHQQRLATASQLMASSNFPLSPMAANKCMNFLQQQQLQSAESPRAAAALMMGDDMHKLSRSRFERGDFGLNGGVGIANPGSRQIYLTFPADSTFKEEDVSNYFSTYGPVQDVRIPYQQKRMFGFVTFVYPETVKTILAKGNPHFVCDARVLVKPYKEKGKVPEKFRKQHQQQMERGEFTGCGSPTGLDSSDPYDLQLGARMFYNTQDALWRRKLEEQADLQQAIELQSRRLLNLQLLDVKRSNHHRALSMSAVIPSPPHSPGFFNQNMVRSTDFGSREENGFAPKMVNFAAVTAEQKNANLTAKERECFTGKDENSSGKESSKKEASDFQESLEHNLPDSPFASPKAVGDFITTFSNEAAGDVDKGAGLNASSSANNNMIPSSSLSTSTLDMTPFKSCYFQVPRFPSGHGTIGM; encoded by the exons ATGGATGCTTATGAAGCTACAAAAATTGTTTTTCAAAGGATTCAAAGTTTGGATCCTGAAAATGCATCAAAAATTATGGGGATTCTTCTGATGCAAGACCATGGTGAGAAAGAAATGATTCGATTAGCTTTTGGTCCAGAAGCTTTAGTTCACTCGGTGATTCTTAAAGCAAGAAAGGAGCTTGGTGTTTCTTCAAACTCACCTTCTACACCTTCAACTCCTTCTTCACCTTCACCTTTTGGTGGTTCAATGTGTTTTTCAAGGCagaattcttcttcttcagctACTTCTGGTAGGATTCTTGGGGGTCTTAGCCTTCCTTCACCTCTTAGCATAACTAGTAACAACAACCACTCTTCAAATGTTTCTGCTTCTTGGAGTACTAGTCCTAGTTTCTCTGAGTTTCAAGAAGCTGATCTTGTTAGTCCTAGTGCTTCCAACATCTCATATACTGCTGCTACTACTACTAATGGAATGACCAATTCCACCATGAATTCCTCAGCTCCTCCCTTTTATTGCAATGGTGAAGTAGACTTGATAGATGAGTTTCAACTACAGGACCAGCTTTCTTTCTTGAATGATGGGTCACCAACCTTGGGGCCTAAGAATCCTGATGTTTATTACcagcaacagcagcaacaacaagaTTTAGCCTCAAGTCCAAGTGGGGATTCCATGCTTTTCTCTTCATATAACTGGGGTGGTGGATGCAACTCAGTCAACGGCCTCTCTCATAGAAGGAGCTGCTCTGTGAGTGATATATGCTTGGGGGCTGATGACCCAAGTGGAGGACTTGGCTGGAAACCTTGTCTCTATTTTGCTAGAGGGTATTGCAAGAATGGAAGTAGCTGTAGGTTCCTTCATGGTGCTGGGCCTGGTGAAGGTGAAGTTGGGTCACCAAACAAGTTTGAGATGATGGAACATTGCCAAGAACTTCTCAGATCTAAGTCTGCTCACCAGCAAAGACTAGCCACAGCTTCTCAGCTCATGGCTTCTTCTAACTTTCCTCTCTCTCCCATGGCTGCTAACAAATGCATGAACTTTCTTCAGCAGCAACAGTTGCAGTCTGCTGAAAGCCCAAG GGCAGCTGCTGCATTGATGATGGGTGATGACATGCATAAATTGAGCAGAAGTCGTTTTGAAAGAGGGGATTTTGGACTGAATGGTGGAGTTGGAATAGCAAATCCAGGTTCAAGGCAAATTTACTTGACATTTCCAGCTGATAGTACTTTCAAAGAAGAGGATGTTTCCAATTATTTCAG CACTTATGGGCCTGTTCAAGATGTGAGGATTCCATATCAGCAAAAGAGGATGTTTGGTTTTGTTACATTTGTTTATCCAGAGACTGTGAAGACCATTCTTGCCAAAGGAAATCCTCATTTTGTATGTGATGCTAGGGTGCTTGTCAAGCCTTACAAAGAGAAGGGCAAAGTCCCAGAGAAGTTTAG GAAGCAACACCAACAGCAGATGGAGAGGGGAGAATTCACTGGATGCGGTAGTCCTACTGGTCTGGACTCCAGTGATCCTTATGATCTTCAGCTTG GTGCAAGAATGTTTTACAACACTCAAGATGCGCTGTGGAGGAGAAAATTGGAAGAACAAGCTGATCTGCAACAGGCAATTGAGCTCCAAAGCAGGAGATTGCTGAATTTACAGCTTCTTGATGTCAAAAGGAGCAACCATCATCGTGCCCTTTCCATGAGTGCTGTTATCCCATCCCCACCGCATTCTCCAGGCTTCTTCAATCAGAATATGGTTCGCTCCACAGACTTTGGCAGCCGAGAAG AGAATGGTTTTGCACCAAAAATGGTCAATTTTGCTGCTGTTACTGCTGAGCAAAAGAATGCAAATCTTACTGCCAAGGAGAGAGAATGCTTCACAGGTAAAGATGAAAATAGCAGTGGCAAAGAAAGTTCCAAGAAGGAAGCAAGTGATTTTCAAGAAAG CTTGGAGCATAATCTCCCAGATAGTCCATTTGCATCACCTAAAGCAGTTGGGGACTTCATCACAACTTTCTCAAATGAAgctgctggagatgttgacaaaGGTGCTGGATTAAATGCATCATCCTCTGCTAACAATAATATGATCCCTTCTTCCTCCTTGTCAACTAGTACTCTAGACATGACTCCTTTCAAATCATGTTACTTCCAAGTGCCTAG GTTCCCTTCCGGACATGGCACCATTGGAATGTAG
- the ZAT12 gene encoding zinc finger CCCH domain-containing protein 53 isoform X1, whose translation MDAYEATKIVFQRIQSLDPENASKIMGILLMQDHGEKEMIRLAFGPEALVHSVILKARKELGVSSNSPSTPSTPSSPSPFGGSMCFSRQNSSSSATSGRILGGLSLPSPLSITSNNNHSSNVSASWSTSPSFSEFQEADLVSPSASNISYTAATTTNGMTNSTMNSSAPPFYCNGEVDLIDEFQLQDQLSFLNDGSPTLGPKNPDVYYQQQQQQQDLASSPSGDSMLFSSYNWGGGCNSVNGLSHRRSCSVSDICLGADDPSGGLGWKPCLYFARGYCKNGSSCRFLHGAGPGEGEVGSPNKFEMMEHCQELLRSKSAHQQRLATASQLMASSNFPLSPMAANKCMNFLQQQQLQSAESPRAAAALMMGDDMHKLSRSRFERGDFGLNGGVGIANPGSRQIYLTFPADSTFKEEDVSNYFSTYGPVQDVRIPYQQKRMFGFVTFVYPETVKTILAKGNPHFVCDARVLVKPYKEKGKVPEKFRKQHQQQMERGEFTGCGSPTGLDSSDPYDLQLGARMFYNTQDALWRRKLEEQADLQQAIELQSRRLLNLQLLDVKRSNHHRALSMSAVIPSPPHSPGFFNQNMVRSTDFGSREENGFAPKMVNFAAVTAEQKNANLTAKERECFTGKDENSSGKESSKKEASDFQESSLEHNLPDSPFASPKAVGDFITTFSNEAAGDVDKGAGLNASSSANNNMIPSSSLSTSTLDMTPFKSCYFQVPRFPSGHGTIGM comes from the exons ATGGATGCTTATGAAGCTACAAAAATTGTTTTTCAAAGGATTCAAAGTTTGGATCCTGAAAATGCATCAAAAATTATGGGGATTCTTCTGATGCAAGACCATGGTGAGAAAGAAATGATTCGATTAGCTTTTGGTCCAGAAGCTTTAGTTCACTCGGTGATTCTTAAAGCAAGAAAGGAGCTTGGTGTTTCTTCAAACTCACCTTCTACACCTTCAACTCCTTCTTCACCTTCACCTTTTGGTGGTTCAATGTGTTTTTCAAGGCagaattcttcttcttcagctACTTCTGGTAGGATTCTTGGGGGTCTTAGCCTTCCTTCACCTCTTAGCATAACTAGTAACAACAACCACTCTTCAAATGTTTCTGCTTCTTGGAGTACTAGTCCTAGTTTCTCTGAGTTTCAAGAAGCTGATCTTGTTAGTCCTAGTGCTTCCAACATCTCATATACTGCTGCTACTACTACTAATGGAATGACCAATTCCACCATGAATTCCTCAGCTCCTCCCTTTTATTGCAATGGTGAAGTAGACTTGATAGATGAGTTTCAACTACAGGACCAGCTTTCTTTCTTGAATGATGGGTCACCAACCTTGGGGCCTAAGAATCCTGATGTTTATTACcagcaacagcagcaacaacaagaTTTAGCCTCAAGTCCAAGTGGGGATTCCATGCTTTTCTCTTCATATAACTGGGGTGGTGGATGCAACTCAGTCAACGGCCTCTCTCATAGAAGGAGCTGCTCTGTGAGTGATATATGCTTGGGGGCTGATGACCCAAGTGGAGGACTTGGCTGGAAACCTTGTCTCTATTTTGCTAGAGGGTATTGCAAGAATGGAAGTAGCTGTAGGTTCCTTCATGGTGCTGGGCCTGGTGAAGGTGAAGTTGGGTCACCAAACAAGTTTGAGATGATGGAACATTGCCAAGAACTTCTCAGATCTAAGTCTGCTCACCAGCAAAGACTAGCCACAGCTTCTCAGCTCATGGCTTCTTCTAACTTTCCTCTCTCTCCCATGGCTGCTAACAAATGCATGAACTTTCTTCAGCAGCAACAGTTGCAGTCTGCTGAAAGCCCAAG GGCAGCTGCTGCATTGATGATGGGTGATGACATGCATAAATTGAGCAGAAGTCGTTTTGAAAGAGGGGATTTTGGACTGAATGGTGGAGTTGGAATAGCAAATCCAGGTTCAAGGCAAATTTACTTGACATTTCCAGCTGATAGTACTTTCAAAGAAGAGGATGTTTCCAATTATTTCAG CACTTATGGGCCTGTTCAAGATGTGAGGATTCCATATCAGCAAAAGAGGATGTTTGGTTTTGTTACATTTGTTTATCCAGAGACTGTGAAGACCATTCTTGCCAAAGGAAATCCTCATTTTGTATGTGATGCTAGGGTGCTTGTCAAGCCTTACAAAGAGAAGGGCAAAGTCCCAGAGAAGTTTAG GAAGCAACACCAACAGCAGATGGAGAGGGGAGAATTCACTGGATGCGGTAGTCCTACTGGTCTGGACTCCAGTGATCCTTATGATCTTCAGCTTG GTGCAAGAATGTTTTACAACACTCAAGATGCGCTGTGGAGGAGAAAATTGGAAGAACAAGCTGATCTGCAACAGGCAATTGAGCTCCAAAGCAGGAGATTGCTGAATTTACAGCTTCTTGATGTCAAAAGGAGCAACCATCATCGTGCCCTTTCCATGAGTGCTGTTATCCCATCCCCACCGCATTCTCCAGGCTTCTTCAATCAGAATATGGTTCGCTCCACAGACTTTGGCAGCCGAGAAG AGAATGGTTTTGCACCAAAAATGGTCAATTTTGCTGCTGTTACTGCTGAGCAAAAGAATGCAAATCTTACTGCCAAGGAGAGAGAATGCTTCACAGGTAAAGATGAAAATAGCAGTGGCAAAGAAAGTTCCAAGAAGGAAGCAAGTGATTTTCAAGAAAG CAGCTTGGAGCATAATCTCCCAGATAGTCCATTTGCATCACCTAAAGCAGTTGGGGACTTCATCACAACTTTCTCAAATGAAgctgctggagatgttgacaaaGGTGCTGGATTAAATGCATCATCCTCTGCTAACAATAATATGATCCCTTCTTCCTCCTTGTCAACTAGTACTCTAGACATGACTCCTTTCAAATCATGTTACTTCCAAGTGCCTAG GTTCCCTTCCGGACATGGCACCATTGGAATGTAG